The Phyllopteryx taeniolatus isolate TA_2022b chromosome 4, UOR_Ptae_1.2, whole genome shotgun sequence genome includes the window TCTTCCTCCTAATCGTTCCCGTCCTTCAACTGAGTGAAGCGCGCGTTTTTGTGGTCACTTTTGGCGCAGGAAAGCTCGACTGACGGCGTAGTCCAAACTTTCAAAGTCGCTTGGAAGGATGGAAAAGTGACGAGCGTAAAAGGCGCGCGTTGGAAACTCTTCGGAGTTGAAAGGAACCCGCCtggttgctttttctttttctaattgTAATAATGGCCAGGCGTGGTGTTGTGGCGCTCCTTTCAAAGTTGTCGACGACATTGTACAGTAGAGGGCCTGCGTGTGTAATTGGGGAATGCCCTGACACCGTCGCAACAAATGCGCCTTTCTCGTCGACGGGAAATCACTTCAAGCCTCCAATTCGAGAGCTCGACAAACATTTCTTGTTGATTTACCCTGCGATGTGGAACAATAAACGCATGAAAAGTTTCTACATAGGcgcaatgggggggggggggggggggggggggggtatgggtTGTGGGGGGGCACATCTGTctgcgggtttttttttttggggtgggggctcTGTCTGTCAGCGCCCATTCGCGGTGTTTTATCTGGGACAGCTGTGAGGGGCTTTCTCCAAGGGGGAGGCTGACTTGAATAAATGCTCGGCATCCTCCTACACACAGCCCGCAGCAGCTCCAAATCGCTgttacagtatttctttttcccAGAGGGTCACCATGTTGATGCTGGCTGGAATCGTTGTTGTGCATCTCACCGCCATTATCCTCCTCCTCGTCGCTACCATTGATAATGTAagtagtgtttttgttttaattcatctATCATACCCACCCGCCCCCTCCCAAAATGACTCCCATTCCCATTATGCTTGTTTAACCCGAATGAGATGGGAGTTGGGTTAAGTATGTGTTATTTCATCACgagttttttttctgacagttCCATGAGCGTATTTGACCACCGACGCAAGAATGAATTTGTACAACTGCTCAATTGGATGGGTGTAGATCATCAAAGCTTTATCCTGACAGACCAAAATGGAATaacaacaatatatttttgcattgcTATAATGTGATCTAGAGTCCAGACCTAAACCCACTCGAAAATCTGTGGGGCTGTGCTCAAGATGCCCTCGCGACCCGACACATTTGGAGCACTTCTTAGAGGAagagaaaatattgaaatgttgTTTAGCGTTGACAAATAATTTCATTAATGAATTAAATCTGCCTAGTAACATGAGCCTCGTGTAATGGAAGCGGTACATGCACCTGCGTCTCTGTAGGCCTGGTGGACCGCCGACGCGTTGTCGACTGACTTGTGGGGAAGATGGGAGCTGGTCAACTCGGCCTGGCATTACACGAACCTGAAAGACTACACAGAAGGTAAACCCGCTACGAAATCTGGTCAGCGCTTTTGTCCCCTCGCTGTAAGTAACAAGCGGTAGCAGGTGTTGAGTCGTACTCGGTATGTGGCCAGCTGGCAGCTGTCATGTGCACACAACAGCTAGTAGCATCCGGTTCACCAACCATTCGGGTTTTCAATTTAATTGGTGTTCAATAAGCAAGTTTGCAAATTGTAATTGTCTGCATTGTTGTCATGCCTCCACTGACTGtctgcgtgcacgtgtgtgtgcgtgtgtgtgttgacgcTGCAGAGTACCTCCAGGCGGTACAGGCAACTTCAGTGTTGGCGTGCATCTTCGCCATCCTGgccctgtttgtttttgtggctCAGCTCTTCACTCTGCCCAAAGGCCAGCGCTTCACCTTCACCGGCGTTTTACAGTTGCTCGCCTGTGAGTAAGAACGGCTCGTTTTCTATAACCCGAGGGAACCGTTTCACGATGATGTGGTTTTAGAATGCATGTGCTAATTGTTTGCATCAGtgcatatttacatacattCTTACTGAGAAGGAGGGGAGGATCATTGCAAATCAATAATGATGGGCTGAGATCGATGAAGAACTAACTACAACAGTGCTGCGAGTCTGTCTGCTCTGTGCCCCAGGGCAGGGTTCAATCATAgcacatttatttgttctgcatGATCAAATTAAGACAAAGGTTGTGTGTTCTCCGGGCTCAAGAATCTGCTGGGTTAAACTCAACAAGACTAAAGGAATGtcaatcataaaaaaatcaCTGATTGAAAATAAACTCAAGCCGGATGAGCACCAAATTGTACACAGACCTATAAACAATCAGTTAAATAGCAGGACAgaagtgatatttttctttttaaaaaatatgaatcaaaatattaaaatgtttttgttttttttgggccagACAATaaactcaaatgttgttttttttttttgtcaaagtctGAGTTGAAACTCCCCAGCAGGGTGCCAGAGGATTTCTGAGGGGATGTAGCAACTTGGGGgggcgagaaaaaaaaaaaaaaaacattctgtacTTTTACGGCTGCTAAGATAACTCCAGCTACGCGTTAAATGCAAAACAGTGAAGGAGGAGACTCAACTAAATAGctatgcttattttttttagttaaataaTAAATAGGGTCATAAGTAGCCCTCAACTTAATGGTGATTTTAGAATATTAGTTTCAGCAAAATATGTATTATGATTTGGGGGAAATGTTTATATTCCACGTGAGAGATTTTCAGTTGCTACAATTGCCTTAGGGCGTTTCACTGACTTCTGTCAACATAATGGACACTCAGAAGTGAGCAGCAAAGTGAGTCATGCGAATCCTCTTAATGCGTCATGATGATTTTGTGCTCTAAATATTTGTAACACTCATTGCCatacctatttaaaaaaaaaaaaaaaaaaaaaaaagtcagtctgCGGCACATCGGATCTTCAGTGAGTGATCGACAGATTGAGACAAAGTCACACCAAATTATTTCATCTTGTTTGATATTATTTGACAGGTGCTCTTTTGTTACGACCGCTCctgattttgattaaaaaaacatatttccttTAATTGTGGCCTCTGCTTCCATGCACCAGTGAATCATGAGGTGTGTTGTTCACACGAATAATAAACAGCGCCATGTAGTCAAACCTAAAAATAAGCTGTCTTTACTATGACTAAAATCACCATGCGTTACCACAACGTACACCGCCTATGGATTAGGCATGGTATCTGTAAAGCTGTAAAGTGTGTTAAGAGAAAGTGCTGATGTTCGCAGCTATGGGGCAGTCTAATTTTTACACGAAAATAATTATGGATTAGAAGAAGCAAAAGCACAATCTCATGTTTTATTAGTTGTACAGAAAACGATATGAATGCTACGGAAATCTACTCTGCATCAGTGATGTAGGCCttaatagaatatatatatatatatatcgtataATACGTTTATGACTCACATCATAGATGCCCAGTATACTCTGCAGTTAAGTAAACAGCCCCAGCCAATATACGTTCTTGTGGTGATTGGTGTAATTGGTAAACGGAGTTACCTGTGTTATGAGTACCGATGGTCTTGAGTGTTCACTTCTCGCCTGCAGGTCTATGTATAATGATCGCTGCCTCAATCTACACCGCCGAGTTCCACACCGGTGAAAATGGAGCATACGGACACTCCTACATCCTGGCCTGGATCTCATTTGTCCTCACGCTGCTCTTAGCCATCACCTATCTCGTCCTGCGGAAAAAAAGCGAGTGAGAGGAAAGCGAGGAGGCCGGGATCCGGCGTCACGCCCCTCCTCAATTGGAACGTCTAAGAAGTACCCCAAATTTGAGACAAATATTTGCTGTTGGGAGTAAAATAGGGGAAGATTGGCCAATcaccatttcaaaatatattttgactCACGATAAACTTAACACATTTAGCCTGTGTATAATCATTTTATTGGGCGGATTTCCCTTCAGACATTTGACAGtatcaaatacatttgtataacAGGCTGATTTATGTCATTACCATAAcataaatgtcaaatttgttaCAATTGCCAAGTTACGATGTAATATATTACTGTACTACTTTTGACATCTAGTGGCAAATTAGGCGTACATCAACTGTGACGTTACTAGCTTGCTgctagttagcttagcattaCATTTGGGAGAAGTGGGagtgaaatgtcttttttgtttgttttttaacagtttACACATAAAGAGAGCTTTAGAAGGTCTTAAGCAGGGATTTTGTTCCCTTCGAATTATGTAGCCTCTATGCTAAGCTAACCCAAACTGCAGCCGGAATATGGCTTATACATTTTCAGTGCAAACAGGAGCGTAGCACTCGGTGCCTTTAATTCTCACACTGGCGGCTCTTTTGGAATAAAGCCATCAGTGTAGACTATTTTGGAAGCAGGGTGTTGATAATAAGTCTAAGGGctgacccccccccaaaaaaatcaagctGAAGCTTCCAATGACCACCGCAAGAATGAAGTGAACAAATAAAGGTAATAGGTTTTGCATGTTTGCAACACAACAACTTCCCTGTTGCTGTACTTGACCAATTAAAACAAGCTTTAATTGGGAATACAAGTAGTTTGAAGTCATGCATCTTTATTTCATGAAGTAGTGTATCCTCGTTTTATCCATGTACATTGTAACCattatatttttgtaacattttgtaatgttttttttcgttttcaagctatgttttgcattttgtttgtagTAGGCTGCtatcctggaaaaaaaagtacatcaaTTTGTACATGTGAACCAGATATGGAGGATGAGCGTTTCATTTGACCATATTTCTAAACTATGCATTAGAAGGTTTGTAATTACTTTGGAGTGAAGCCATACACTATAATCAATAAAACAACTAGTAACAAACACAGCTTCATGATTCATTCATCAAATGGCATGATAAACATATCTGAATAAGTCCCACTTGGtaatgtctgcctcacacttctgaggtcgggggttcaaatctgtaCTCCaacctttgcatgttctctccgtgcttgCATGAGTTCACTCCGGCTTGAATATAGGatgattttaaattaattgaaaactctaaactgtccaggtgtgaatgttaagtatgaatggttgttttccCGCCCCCTATATATacaccctgcgattggctggcaacgatTCCCCctgtggaccccgcctctcacccaaagtcagccagGATATGTTCCAGCGACtctgaggacaagcgctatccAAAAGGGGTTCTGGGTAAAAGCACTAAATAATAATGACGTGAACATCATAccacaaatgtattatttttttttagttttacatttgTCTCAGTGAAAGCATTTGTTGGGGTCTTACAACAGACCCAGTCAAAAGCAGGAATGTTTCCATGATGTTAGCTATCGTTCCCAGAGGAAGCGGATGAGAACAGGACGGCACTAAATGCCTTGGCCAGACGGTGTGATGCGCTCCTGAACCACTAGGTGGAGGAGGTGATTCTGCTCGGCGGTCAGCACTGGCCTGAGGTAGAAAACATGAACATAACACTGTCAAATCAACCACGCTCATGAAGCTACAAACTGCTCATGATGGAGATTGATATTTTGCAATGTTTACCATAGCTCAGTCTGAAGAGACTTCAGGGACTCTGTGTCTTTCTCCTGGCATGCCATCTGTGAAACACATTGGCTTTCATATGCTGCACAAAGAAATTCAGATGGCCTTGACATGGGATGTGACTCTGTACTTGTTCATAAACTCAGTTGATATTTCATTACAGACTTCTCTCTTTGTCACGGCTCGATCAAACAGTCTATTATCGCTCCTTTGAGGACACGTGTACAAATCCTGCAGATTAAAACAGGAAAACTGAGATGCAGTTGAAAAGCAGGGCCAATCCCTGCATATTTATCGCAGCTTTGCAAAAGGCCCCGAGGAGAAGACCAGGAAATCCTGTCAAGTGCACAAGTATGCGGCTGATGAAACTCACCACCACCGACTGCAGGAGCAGGAAAACATTCTCGGGCAGGAAGGTCACTGAAAGACAACACGAGTATTGACTCATTGGACTTCAAATAACTTTCATTTGGAGCAAGCCACAGACTAGTCGATaacacaaagaagaagaaggaaaaggaACTTAATGGAAATGAAACGCGTCTCCACCTTGACTGTGTGGGTCGAAGGACTCCCATGCGTATCTCTCCAGTGTTTGCGCATGTTCTGGTAGCAGCTTCTGAGGCGGAGGCTGCACAGAAAAGCAGTCAGATTCAAAACGCTACATATGCTTTATGATTTACAACACGGTATATAGCAACACATATAACCAGCGTTATG containing:
- the emp1 gene encoding epithelial membrane protein 1: MLMLAGIVVVHLTAIILLLVATIDNAWWTADALSTDLWGRWELVNSAWHYTNLKDYTEEYLQAVQATSVLACIFAILALFVFVAQLFTLPKGQRFTFTGVLQLLACLCIMIAASIYTAEFHTGENGAYGHSYILAWISFVLTLLLAITYLVLRKKSE